The Acidobacteriota bacterium DNA segment CAGTTGAATTCCCCTTCTGTTTTGTCAACTCCCACCGATCCTCTCCCACCATGCGGCCTTCAAACGAACAGACCAGCAAAGCTGGGGTCTGAGTAATCACAACATAGGTAATTGGATCCAGGCCATGTTCGAGAAACTCAAATTGAAATTTTGTTCCCGGCCCGGTTTTTCGCCTGGAAAGCAGCGTGACTTTGACTTCGGTTGGCGACCAAAGTTCAATCAGTTCCGGTTCAATCAGGTAGGGCATGATCTGGTCCGGCAGGGCGCGAATGATGATGCGTTCTTCAAAAATATCCATGATGGTGAGGGGGAAGGGGAAAAGAATGAAGAATTGAGAATGAAGAATTGAGAATGAAGAATTGAGAATGAAGAAAGTGGTTAGTGGTTTGGAATCAATGCTTTCGAAGGGCCAAGGACCAAGGATCAAGGACCAAAAACTAACCACTTTCTCAATTCTTCATTCTTCATTCTCAATTCTTCATTCTTCACTCTTTCTCTTTGGGTTTGAGAACTTTGATTTCAGTGAGTTGAGTTGGCAGGCTTTCGCGGTAATTGACTTCAAGCCGGGTTCCAGGCGTGAGGTCGGCCAGCGAGAGTTCTTTGCCGCGGGCGAGGAAAAAGCCCTTTTCCGTCGTGATTTTGGCCGAGCGAGAAACCTTGTAGGTCAGTTCTTCATTTGTGATTTCATCTTTGGCCTGAAAGGTATATTTCTCAGCGTTGACTGATTTGACAACCAATTTTGTTTTGAGGGTGCGCCGGACCTCAGGGGTCGTCCGTGGCAATTTGCCGATACCAACTGAACCCTGGGCATAAGCGGTGGAATTACTGAAGGCAAAAAAGAGGCTGCCCACCACAAGTGAAAACAGCACAGGTGTGAAAGAAATTCTCGGGAAATAAAACATATGCTTCTGACTCCGAAGTGCGAAATGCTGAAAAGCGGGAAACAGGTTGGGTGCAGTTTCTGATTAAACCAAAAGAACCTGAAAGGTGACAAGGTGACTGGGTGACAAGATGACTGGGTGACAAGGTGAGTGGGTGACAAGGTGAGTGGGTGACAAAGTGAGTGGGTGACAAGGTGACCGGGTGAAGTAAGGGCGCTGTTGCTTTGAACCGCGTCCTCCTTCGAAAACCCCGAACCCCGAACCCCGAACCCCGAACCCCGAACCCCGAACCCCGAACCCCGAACCCCGATTACTTTATCAAGTCTTCCGGGGTAATGGAGCGATCCCACTCCCGCAGCAGGGTTTCGTCTTCACTTACACGTTGGGGATCGAGTTCTTTGGATTTAGCCAGTGCAAACCGGAAGGCAACTGGCCCAATTAACTGGAATATCGCAATGAGACCCAACATGATCGTTGACAGATTGTGCCCCCAGTTAGGAAAGGTTTGTTCGATCACCACGACAAAGCCAAGGGCGACTCCCGCCTGTGAAATAAGTCCAAGCCAGGCATATTTTTCGACACGAAGTGAAGATACTGATTGTCTGGATCCGATCCAGCACCCACAGTAAAGCGCAATCAGCCGAACCCCAACCATAATGAGGGCCACAATCCAGACCGACTGCAAGGCTTCGATATTCATTTTGGCGCCGGCAACGCAAAAGAAAATTGCAAAAACTACTCCAAGTGTGTGCTCAATATTCTGAATGAATGTATCTCCCTGCCGGGTAAAGTTTTCAACATAAAATCCAGCGACCAGGCACAGCAGAATTCCATCGAGCTGGAGTGCTTTCGCTGTTTGATAGCAGAGTAACCCGATTCCAACGGTAAAAATAATCAGATCTGTTTTGATGTATTTCAAATAGATCGAAACGACAACCCCGACCAGAATCCCAATCAGGCTAGAGATGACAATCTCCCATCCGAAGTGGGTGACAAAGGGAAGCATTTCAAACTGTTCTGTTTCTGATGTCAGGGCTTTGGCAATGGCAATTGTCAGGCTGAAAATCAGCACCACGATAATATCTTTGACCACGACCACGCCGAGTACAGTTTGGCTCACTGGGCCTTTGGATTGGTATTCATTTATCACGCCGATGACAACCGCCGGAGAGTTGACAATGATATAACCCGCAAGCAGTAACGTGATGGCCAATCTGAATGAAACAGGTGTTCCAGCCGTGAATGGGATATATGCTGTCAGAAACCAAAAGACGATGGCGCACCCACCAAACACACACAGCGTTTCGAAAATGCTGATATAGAGAACTGATTTCCAGCGTTCCCTGAGCGTGCGAAGCCGCAACTCGCCCCCAGCAATAAAGGCAATCAAGCTGAGCGCCAGGTTGTTGACCAGTCCTAATTCGGCCACCAGTGGTTCAGCTAAAAGATTGAAGCAATAGGGACCGCAAACAATCCCAATCAACATGTAAGAGGTGACGTGCGGTAACCCAAGAATGGCCAGAACAATGGATAAATTATGAGCCGCCAGTAAGATAAATCCAAGCGAGACAATGGCATAGCCGCCGAGGTTCTTATCAACTGTAAATATTCTCTCGGCTCGCAGATACCCCATTACAGCCACAATCAGCAAAATAAACCCAATCCGAGTCAAAATACCGTGCCAGGTTGGGGCAAGCTTCTCGTTCTGAAACTGAGCCAATTTCTGAAAAAATGAAACACTCACTGTATGCCTCCTCAGGATGTCTGCGGTTTGAGTGGCCCAATGGAATGTGCTGAATTGATTGGTTGGGACGTGGTTGGGTGAGGGGTGTTGCTTGCTATCTAACCGATAGTCGCGAATTGCGCAATACAGAGAAGCGTTTTTGCCTGTTGTTTTCCAAAGGTGTTGCTGGTTTGATAGCGGTTAAATATGGTCTGACCCTGAGTTCAGTTCCTTTCCTGTTTTTTCTTCAAATGGAGATTGGAAATTTATGACGAAAAATCAACCACGCAAAAAAGCAGTACCATCAGTGCTTCAACTTAAAATCACGCTCCGTGGCAGCAAACCACCGATCTGGCGGAGGGTTCAGGTGCTCAACAATATGACCTTCGCCGACCTCCATGACGTGATTCAGATTGTCATGAGATGGACTTACTCGCATTTACACCAGTTTGTGGTGGCCAATGAATTTATTGGTTCCGTTGCGGAACTTGAGGATGACGTGCTGGATGAAGCGCGGATTAAACTCTCTGATTATATCAGCGGGGAAAAAGGAAAATTTCGCTATGAGTATGATTTCGGAGACAGATGGGATCATACCATTGAAGTTGAAAAGATCCTTCCGGTTGATCCAAACCAG contains these protein-coding regions:
- a CDS encoding SRPBCC family protein, with translation MDIFEERIIIRALPDQIMPYLIEPELIELWSPTEVKVTLLSRRKTGPGTKFQFEFLEHGLDPITYVVITQTPALLVCSFEGRMVGEDRWELTKQKGNSTELYNRMEFRAPDTLTWIGWKAAGRAIAFQTAREKMPLIKEVIEEAIQGD
- a CDS encoding cation:proton antiporter; translated protein: MSVSFFQKLAQFQNEKLAPTWHGILTRIGFILLIVAVMGYLRAERIFTVDKNLGGYAIVSLGFILLAAHNLSIVLAILGLPHVTSYMLIGIVCGPYCFNLLAEPLVAELGLVNNLALSLIAFIAGGELRLRTLRERWKSVLYISIFETLCVFGGCAIVFWFLTAYIPFTAGTPVSFRLAITLLLAGYIIVNSPAVVIGVINEYQSKGPVSQTVLGVVVVKDIIVVLIFSLTIAIAKALTSETEQFEMLPFVTHFGWEIVISSLIGILVGVVVSIYLKYIKTDLIIFTVGIGLLCYQTAKALQLDGILLCLVAGFYVENFTRQGDTFIQNIEHTLGVVFAIFFCVAGAKMNIEALQSVWIVALIMVGVRLIALYCGCWIGSRQSVSSLRVEKYAWLGLISQAGVALGFVVVIEQTFPNWGHNLSTIMLGLIAIFQLIGPVAFRFALAKSKELDPQRVSEDETLLREWDRSITPEDLIK
- a CDS encoding plasmid pRiA4b ORF-3 family protein, with the translated sequence MTKNQPRKKAVPSVLQLKITLRGSKPPIWRRVQVLNNMTFADLHDVIQIVMRWTYSHLHQFVVANEFIGSVAELEDDVLDEARIKLSDYISGEKGKFRYEYDFGDRWDHTIEVEKILPVDPNQSYPRCIAGKRACPPEDCGGIWGYANLLEILADPNNPEHETMRVWVGDEFDPNEFDLKAVAQVFGGQDQ